GCTTGGACGAGCTGGTACGACAGATCATCCGCATATTCGAATGGTTGCAACCAAGCCATGATCCGGTTCATCGCGTGACCCGGGAAAAAGGTGGCGAGTAAATCGTTCTGGAAAAAGAACAGATAAAAGAAGATGATGACGGCGCCTGCAAACAGACCGAACATTGTCAAAAGCCATTTCCAATTTAGTCCTGATAATAACATCGCACATGCCAAGATGACGCAGAGAATCAAACCAATCCCTAAATCGGGCTGAATGATGATGAGACCGAGCGGCAAGGCTGTAACCGCGACTAACTTGATAAGTAACAAGAGATCTCTTTCATGTTGAACATAACGCGCATTGTGCTCGGTAATAACGGCAGCGAGCGTCACGATCAAAAAGAACTTCATGAACTCAGCCGGTTGGACCGTACCGATAACGGGGAATTGATACCAACCGTATGCCCCTTTGATTTCAGTGACGATTGGTGTACCACGGAAAATGACAAGACCGATCAATGACACGATACCTGCTCCATATAAAAACCAGTGGAATCGCTTCAACTGTTCATAATCGATGAAAATGACGACGGATAACGCCATGAAGCCGATGACATACCATTGAATTTGTTTGGCAGAGAAGTTGATGGCACTGATCGCACCTTTAAGCGAAGGTTGTGCTGTATAGATGGCGATGATACTGATGACCATCAGACAGGCGAGTAAAAAAAGCAACGTATGATCATAACGTTGTGTAAATGATTTGAATCGATTCATTTCATCCCTACTTTCTATCACTTTCTATATTACCGTAATTTATCAAATCCGCAATATCAAGAGCGATGGTTGACAGAAGCGTTACGTTTTTGTAACCTGAAGATAGGTTTTATTACCAGGTACTAATTCAAGGGGGACTCTATCATGAATATTTATCCTTCACTCGAAGGCAAGACGTACGTCGTCATGGGCGTCATCAACCAACGTTCGATTGCATGGGGTATCGCACGTGCGCTCGACGCTGCTGGAGCAAGCCTGGCATTTACATATGTCGGGGAACGTTTTAAAGCACCACTTGAAAAATTAGGGCAAGAATTATCACGTCCGGCTTCTTATTATACGTGTGATGTCACAAGTGATGAAGAAATCGAACAGGTCTTCCAAACAATCCATGCGGATCACGGTAAGATTTCAGGAATCGCTCACTCGATCGCATTCGCGGACAAAGAAGCGCTTCGTGGTGAATTCTCTGGAGTAACGCGTGAACAGTTTGCGCAAGCACTTGATATCTCAGCCTACAGCTTAACAGCAGTCGTCAAGGCGGCGAAGGATTTCTTTACGGAAGATGCATCCGTCATCACGTTGACGTACCTTGGTGGTGAGAAGATGGTTCCGAACTACAACGTCATGGGTGTTGCGAAAGCCGCATTAGATGCAAGCGTTCGTTATCTCGCTGCTGAATATGGTCAGCAAGGCGTTCGTGTCAATGCCATCTCAGCTGGTCCAATTCGGACAGTATCAGCAAAAGGTGTCGGCGACTTCAATTCGATTCTTGATAGCATCGAAGAACGTGCGCCACTTCATCGTAACGTCACGACAGAACAAATTGGTCAAAGTGGACTGTTCTTGCTTTCACAAATGTCGAGTGGGGTGACAGGAGAAATCCTTCACGTTGATAGCGGATTCCACATTCTTTAATAAAAGATCGATTAAGCCAGGCTTTCCTAAGTGGGAGGCTTGGTTTTTTTGTGCTGGATCGGGGAAGTATCAAATATGAACATGTTGAAGGAGAGAGGAAGTGTAATGGATGAATGCAATCGATTTTACAGTCGTGCAATATGTGAACCGTCAAGTACGTGTCGATCCACAACTAAAGACTGAGCCAGTCGCTCGGATTCAACCAATTCGCCCAATCGATGCTTATCGTGAACATGAAACTGACGATTTTTTAGAAGAACAAGCAAATGCATACGGTGTATTACCAGAACTAAAACTTCCCGGTCGAAGCTTCGACCGGGAAGTTTAATCATTCATTGACCTGAGAAGCGGAATGTCTCATAGACACTCCAAGCACCGTTTTCCAGTTCATACAATAAAGCCATTTTCGTAACGTCCTCTTGGAAACGAATATCTTCCATCTTGAGACGTTCTAACACGTCGAACAGTTCGACATCCGACAGTTCTTGACCAATCGTGATATGTGGCAAGAAATCGTATTTCGGCTTATGTTCGAGTGGCCCTGTATGCAAAGCGCGATGTAATTGTTCTAACTCATCCGTTGGCATTACTTTAAGGAACAAGACATTGTTCGTCGGATGGAACGAACGAGCTCCTTGAATGTGCAAATTGACAGGCTTCGTTTCGGACGCGATTCGATTCAACTCCGTCACGATGTGGTCTAATTCTGTCTCATCGACTTCCATCCGCTCCCGTAGCGTGATATGAGGTGTGATCAGTGCATACTTCGAGTCATATCTCTTTCGGTATGAATTTGCAAAATCTTGAACGCGTTTCGATGGAAACAATACAACCCCGATGTTCATCGAAAATCCCCTACTTTCCCCTGAAATGATAACGCTTTACAAAATAATCATGACGGATTCTGGCGTCGATGTCAAAGAAGTTTGAGAGGAGGTTCAGAATCCGTGTATACTAATGAAGTACTTTGTTGGAGAGGTGGATATAGTCATGAAGAAAACACATTCAAAAGAAGTCAAACAGGCAGCTATCGATAAGTTACATGAACGAGGGGTAACGATTCATGCGATTGCTGAAATCGTGTACCAGATGCAGGCCCCATACACGGTAGATCTGACAATTGAAACATGTGTCAGTTCAGTAGAACGTGTTCTTGAAAAACGTGAATTACAACATGCGATTCTCGTCGGAGCAGAACTAGACATCTTGGCGGAAAAAGGGTTATTATCAGAACCCCTCCTGTCCATCATCCAAAGCGATGAAGGGCTATTTGGCGTAGATGAGACGATTGCGATTGGCGCCGTCAACACGTATGGTTCGATTGCGGTTACGACGTTCGGCTATTTGGATAAAGCAAAGGTCGGTATCATCAAAGAACTCGATACGAAGCTTGGGGATGGAAAAGTCAATACGTTCATGGATGATATCGTCGCGGCCATCGCAGCAAACGCGTCCGGACGACTAGCGCATCGCTTGCGGGATAAAGAAGACTACTCAGCAGAAGAATTAGAAGAACGTAAGGGGACATACTAATGCGGGGTGCGAGAGCGGCATGGACAGGTGCGTCTATTGCTGTCGTCTTGTTCGTGATCATCGCTGTCTCGATTCGAATGACAGGCTATTTCTTATTTGATGCCCAATTATCATCATACATGTCGCAACATGTTCCTGGGGATTACGTTTCTTGGTTCACTCAACTCGGATCAGGTCCAGGAGCGATGACGATGACAGCGTTACTTGGCATACTGAGTTATGTCTTGTGGCGAGATCGTATCGCAAGCATCTGGTATGTGCTCATGGCAATATCGGTAGGGGTGTTGAATCAAGTCGTTAAATTCGCTTTTGTTCGAGAGCGACCTTCATTAAACGAACTGGTTGGCGGCGTAGGATACAGTTTTCCGAGCGGTCATTCTGCGATGGCATTTGCTGTCTATGCTGGATTTCTCGTTGTTGCGTTTCATCATCTAAAAACAGGTGGGAAAGTACTTGTATCGATCGTGACGATTGGATTATTCCTCGCCATGGGAGCTTCTCGAATCATTTTAAACGTTCACTATTTCTCAGATGTCATCGGTGGGTATTGTTTTGCCGGAATTCTTTTATGTAGCTCCTATGCATTCATCGTCTCCCGTAGAAAAAAAGGAGTGGCTTGATGTTACTGTTAGATGTTGATCACAGTTTGTTATTTGATGAAGAGACGATGCGCTCCATCAACAAGCCGACGTTGCTTGTCGAGCGAGTCGCTGGGCGACCTCGTTTCATGACGATGCGAGCGCATCTTAGATTAAAACGGTTAGTATCGATTAACGGTGTTGTTCCGGTGACGAAACGAACGATGGAAGAGTACCAGCAGTTGGAACTCTTTCAAATCGATGCGCCACCTAAGTGGGCGATCATTGACGGTGGAAAGATTTTGCTCAAAGAAGGAAAAGTGGATCGTCGATATGAAAATTGGCTTCGTCAATTCAATAAGGAGACATCACTTAATTCCATTCTTGAGTATCTCATCGAAATGGAACAAGTTTCAATCGATGTATATCCTTCTGAGACGTTATCCAGTGTAATCACGCTGCCGCATGAACCGATTCAACGGACGACGGACGAAGCGGTATTACTAGAAGAACTATTTCGTAAGTATGAAACGACATGAAAAAACCGGACGGTAGACTAGACTGACCTAGCAATATGAGACACATATAAAACACCTTGATTAGGCTGCCTGTACACCGTATTTTTTCGGTGTCAGGTAGCCTAATTTTTCTTGGATTCGTTCTTCGTTATAGTAATTTAAGTAATTAGTAACGCGTTCAGAGACCTCATGGTCTCTTAGTGAATTAAATTTGACGTACTGGAATTCCTCGGACTTTAAATTAGAGTGGAACGATTCGATAACTGCGTTGTCCCAACAGTTTCCTCTACGAGACATACTGCTTGTTAGGTGATTCCTTTTAACGAATTCTTGAAAGGCGTATGACGTATAGACACTTCCTTGGTCCGAATGAAGGATGACCCCTTCGGGATAGTTTCGATTCTCAAGCGCTATCTTCAACGTATCAATCACAAGAGACGTTTGTTGATGCTCGTATAACTTGTATGCGACGATTTCGTTATTAAAAAGATCCATGATGATGGAAAGATATTTCGTCGTGCTGCCGTATTGGATATAGGTGATATCCGTCACCCACTTTTGATTCGGTTTACTTGCTGTGAAATCGCGCTTGATGAGATCCGGTGCCGTTATGATGCGCTCACCTTGAGACTTCCATCTTCGCTTCGGCTTGATCCGACATTGGAGATGGTGTTTTTGCATGATTTTCTGTACGGTATTCCGATTGGCTTTTAACTGATAGATTTGCTGTAATAATGCCTTTATTTTTCGATGTCCATTCCGATACTTGGTCTGTTTACTTAGTTCAATGACGGTTTTTTCGAGCACCGAAGGTGCTTTCACAGATTCCT
This region of Exiguobacterium acetylicum DSM 20416 genomic DNA includes:
- a CDS encoding FtsW/RodA/SpoVE family cell cycle protein, translating into MNRFKSFTQRYDHTLLFLLACLMVISIIAIYTAQPSLKGAISAINFSAKQIQWYVIGFMALSVVIFIDYEQLKRFHWFLYGAGIVSLIGLVIFRGTPIVTEIKGAYGWYQFPVIGTVQPAEFMKFFLIVTLAAVITEHNARYVQHERDLLLLIKLVAVTALPLGLIIIQPDLGIGLILCVILACAMLLSGLNWKWLLTMFGLFAGAVIIFFYLFFFQNDLLATFFPGHAMNRIMAWLQPFEYADDLSYQLVQAINATGSGQMFGVGYGKLQVFVPELHTDFIFTTIASHYGFIGAAIVLIVLFLFVYRLIQIALETADPFGTYIVTGYVAMFTFQIFQNIGMTIGVLPITGLPLPFISYGGSTMIVNLVGLGLIMAIASQSRISMFDED
- the fabI gene encoding enoyl-ACP reductase FabI, whose product is MNIYPSLEGKTYVVMGVINQRSIAWGIARALDAAGASLAFTYVGERFKAPLEKLGQELSRPASYYTCDVTSDEEIEQVFQTIHADHGKISGIAHSIAFADKEALRGEFSGVTREQFAQALDISAYSLTAVVKAAKDFFTEDASVITLTYLGGEKMVPNYNVMGVAKAALDASVRYLAAEYGQQGVRVNAISAGPIRTVSAKGVGDFNSILDSIEERAPLHRNVTTEQIGQSGLFLLSQMSSGVTGEILHVDSGFHIL
- a CDS encoding YjcG family protein, coding for MNIGVVLFPSKRVQDFANSYRKRYDSKYALITPHITLRERMEVDETELDHIVTELNRIASETKPVNLHIQGARSFHPTNNVLFLKVMPTDELEQLHRALHTGPLEHKPKYDFLPHITIGQELSDVELFDVLERLKMEDIRFQEDVTKMALLYELENGAWSVYETFRFSGQ
- a CDS encoding phosphatidylglycerophosphatase A: MKKTHSKEVKQAAIDKLHERGVTIHAIAEIVYQMQAPYTVDLTIETCVSSVERVLEKRELQHAILVGAELDILAEKGLLSEPLLSIIQSDEGLFGVDETIAIGAVNTYGSIAVTTFGYLDKAKVGIIKELDTKLGDGKVNTFMDDIVAAIAANASGRLAHRLRDKEDYSAEELEERKGTY
- a CDS encoding phosphatase PAP2 family protein, producing MRGARAAWTGASIAVVLFVIIAVSIRMTGYFLFDAQLSSYMSQHVPGDYVSWFTQLGSGPGAMTMTALLGILSYVLWRDRIASIWYVLMAISVGVLNQVVKFAFVRERPSLNELVGGVGYSFPSGHSAMAFAVYAGFLVVAFHHLKTGGKVLVSIVTIGLFLAMGASRIILNVHYFSDVIGGYCFAGILLCSSYAFIVSRRKKGVA
- a CDS encoding IS3 family transposase (programmed frameshift), with the protein product MGKNVYSSEVKWAVVKDKLSGKLTTREIMEKYGIKNESQIKTWMRWYRSNEHYRFDQPIGKQYTYGHGPDSASEDDKRERQMSHLKMENEILKKVHGNRKRVEKEVVIKIVEFLRRKYTITAILSALNVPRASYYRWIKESVKAPSVLEKTVIELSKQTKYRNGHRKIKALLQQIYQLKANRNTVQKIMQKHHLQCRIKPKRRWKSQGERIITAPDLIKRDFTASKPNQKWVTDITYIQYGSTTKYLSIIMDLFNNEIVAYKLYEHQQTSLVIDTLKIALENRNYPEGVILHSDQGSVYTSYAFQEFVKRNHLTSSMSRRGNCWDNAVIESFHSNLKSEEFQYVKFNSLRDHEVSERVTNYLNYYNEERIQEKLGYLTPKKYGVQAA